In Zingiber officinale cultivar Zhangliang chromosome 8B, Zo_v1.1, whole genome shotgun sequence, a single genomic region encodes these proteins:
- the LOC122015398 gene encoding uncharacterized protein LOC122015398 produces the protein MKCKIHSYEEGVGVCASCLRERLLALVASRSEISDTHAHRRRGSDAPPPPPPLVVPRSVSPYVSSRRSVDFDGSSGHPLRLQPFFNTPQVGPFLNASGGRGGFGEVGDGRRRGFSVLRTLFGRRRRGEADPGLGALKASASGSWFSSLTWYREKKNKGAQLSSAAEEQSPRGRAPGSSGAVEMVISPAVDGGDDYHTSPRSEMCREHWRRPTPTPMREFLGSKRQPRSFSPVSGFSVCLSPLVRLSPHSRRRQAADMGTAGDLRSAAGSVHHQNRAVGGATLGRNRSRNVGSFK, from the coding sequence ATGAAGTGTAAGATCCACTCGTACGAGGAGGGCGTCGGCGTCTGCGCTTCCTGCCTCCGCGAGCGCCTCCTCGCCCTCGTCGCCTCCCGGAGCGAGATCTCTGACACCCATGCTCACCGTCGCCGGGGATCCGACGCTCCCCCACCACCTCCTCCACTCGTCGTCCCCCGATCCGTCTCGCCTTACGTCTCCAGCCGCAGATCTGTTGATTTCGATGGCTCCTCCGGCCACCCCCTCCGGCTTCAGCCTTTCTTCAACACCCCCCAGGTCGGCCCCTTCCTCAACGCTTCAGGTGGACGCGGTGGGTTTGGGGAAGTCGGCGACGGGCGGAGGCGGGGGTTCTCTGTGTTGAGGACCCTTTTTGGGCGTCGCAGGCGCGGGGAGGCGGATCCCGGTTTGGGGGCGTTGAAGGCTTCGGCATCGGGCTCTTGGTTCTCGTCGCTGACCTGGTACCGCGAGAAGAAGAATAAAGGGGCGCAGCTCTCCTCCGCCGCGGAGGAGCAATCGCCCCGCGGCAGAGCACCGGGATCTAGCGGAGCAGTGGAGATGGTAATATCTCCAGCTGTGGACGGGGGCGATGATTACCATACCAGTCCACGCAGCGAAATGTGCAGGGAACACTGGCGGCGCCCGACTCCGACGCCGATGCGGGAATTCCTTGGGAGCAAACGGCAACCCCGTAGCTTCAGCCCCGTCTCGGGGTTCTCCGTCTGTCTGAGCCCACTGGTGAGATTATCTCCCCATTCGAGGAGAAGGCAGGCAGCTGACATGGGGACAGCCGGCGATCTCCGGAGCGCTGCCGGCTCTGTCCACCATCAAAACCGGGCGGTCGGCGGCGCCACCCTCGGCCGAAACCGATCAAGGAATGTAGGCAGTTTCAAATGA